Proteins encoded by one window of Dokdonella sp.:
- a CDS encoding 5-(carboxyamino)imidazole ribonucleotide synthase, producing MATIGILGGGQLARMLALAGAPLGHRFLVVDNAEDPCAAQVAPLLHADWRDRDALVEFARRIDVATFDFENVPAETAHWLTGHVAVFPNPEALATAQDRFLEKTLFTGAGIGTPAFATVDSLDDLRDACARIGLPAVLKTRRLGYDGKGQCVLREPADIERAWQRLGGVPLILEAFVPFDCEVSVIAVRSRSGEFRHYPLTRNWHRDGILSASLAPLEGFVELEQRAIAHARELAERLDYVGVFALELFVHGGQLLANEMAPRVHNSGHWTIEGTACSQFENHVRAVLGQPLGDTAARGHSVMLNWIGELPEAGPVLAEPGAHWHDYGKSPRAGRKVGHATLCADDPATLAAMLERVGRALGRAEQVAPVIAALG from the coding sequence ATGGCCACGATCGGCATCCTCGGCGGCGGCCAGCTCGCGCGCATGCTTGCCCTGGCCGGTGCGCCGCTCGGGCATCGTTTCCTTGTCGTCGACAATGCCGAGGATCCATGCGCGGCCCAGGTGGCGCCGCTGCTGCATGCCGACTGGCGGGATCGGGATGCATTGGTCGAATTTGCCCGGCGTATCGACGTCGCCACCTTCGATTTCGAGAATGTGCCGGCCGAGACAGCCCACTGGTTGACCGGGCATGTTGCGGTGTTCCCGAACCCGGAGGCCCTGGCGACCGCCCAGGACCGGTTCCTCGAAAAGACCCTGTTCACCGGGGCGGGCATCGGCACCCCGGCCTTTGCCACCGTCGACAGTCTCGACGACCTGCGCGACGCCTGCGCGCGCATCGGCCTGCCCGCGGTGTTGAAGACGCGCCGGCTCGGGTATGACGGCAAGGGTCAATGTGTGCTGCGTGAACCAGCCGATATCGAGCGCGCCTGGCAACGCCTCGGCGGCGTGCCGCTGATCCTCGAAGCCTTCGTGCCGTTCGATTGTGAGGTTTCGGTCATCGCCGTGCGTTCGCGCAGCGGTGAGTTCCGCCACTACCCGCTGACGCGCAACTGGCATCGCGACGGCATCCTGTCCGCGAGCCTTGCGCCGCTGGAAGGCTTTGTCGAACTGGAGCAGCGCGCGATCGCGCATGCGCGTGAACTGGCAGAGCGGCTCGACTACGTCGGCGTGTTCGCCCTCGAACTGTTCGTGCACGGGGGGCAGCTGCTGGCCAACGAGATGGCGCCGCGCGTGCACAATTCCGGCCACTGGACGATTGAAGGCACTGCGTGCAGCCAGTTCGAGAATCACGTGCGCGCCGTGCTCGGGCAACCGCTCGGCGATACTGCCGCACGTGGTCACAGCGTCATGCTGAACTGGATCGGCGAACTGCCGGAAGCCGGACCGGTGCTCGCCGAGCCTGGCGCGCACTGGCACGACTACGGCAAGTCGCCGCGTGCGGGACGCAAGGTCGGTCATGCGACGCTGTGTGCGGACGATCCGGCCACCCTCGCCGCCATGCTCGAACGCGTCGGTCGTGCGCTCGGCCGCGCGGAGCAGGTTGCTCCTGTCATCGCGGCGCTCGGATAG
- the uvrB gene encoding excinuclease ABC subunit UvrB, with protein MTDRFQLVSPYHPAGDQPQAIERLSAGFEAGLARQTLLGVTGSGKTYTIANVIQRVQRPTLVLAPNKTLAAQLYGEFREFFPRNAVEYFVSYYDYYQPEAYVAASDTYIEKDASINEHIEQMRLSATKALLSRSDALIVATVSAIYGLGDPEDYLQMRLILARGEHTDQRKLIRHLTELQYTRGDMELRRGSYRVRGETIDVFPAESETEALRIELFDGDIENLAIFDPLTGEVLRKVPRYTVYPKTHYATTREATLNAIETIKLELKERLEQLYAANKLVEAQRLQQRTQFDLEMMAEIGYCQGIENYSRHLTGSAPGEPPPTLFDYLPPDALLVVDESHVTIPQLGGMYKGDRSRKETLVEFGFRLPSALDNRPLRFAEWEQRAPRSIFVSATPGAYELEKSAGNIVELVVRPTGLVDPEVEVRPVRTQVDDLLSEANARIALGDRVLVTTLTKRMAENLTEYLEEHGVRVRYLHSDIETVERVEIIRDLRLGRFDVLVGINLLREGLDMPEVSLVAILDADKEGFLRSSGSLIQTIGRAARNLRGKAILYADSITRSMQVAMDETNRRRAKQVEYNLVHGIEPRGVSKRITDIMEGARHEAPGSGRRDRRGRNAADRRVAEEVAAYAVLTPEQAGMRIRKLEAQMYKHAQDLEFEDAARVRDEIRKLRERTFVG; from the coding sequence GTGACTGACCGCTTCCAACTCGTGTCGCCGTATCACCCGGCAGGTGACCAGCCGCAGGCGATCGAGCGCCTGAGCGCCGGCTTCGAGGCGGGCCTGGCCCGGCAGACCCTGCTTGGCGTCACCGGGTCGGGCAAGACCTACACGATCGCCAATGTCATCCAGCGCGTGCAGCGGCCGACCCTCGTCCTGGCACCGAACAAGACGCTGGCCGCACAACTCTATGGCGAGTTCCGCGAGTTCTTCCCGCGCAACGCCGTCGAGTACTTCGTCAGCTACTACGACTACTACCAGCCCGAGGCCTACGTGGCGGCTTCGGATACCTACATCGAGAAGGATGCTTCGATCAACGAGCACATCGAGCAGATGCGCCTGTCGGCAACGAAGGCTCTGCTGTCGCGCTCCGATGCGCTGATCGTCGCCACGGTGTCGGCGATCTACGGCCTCGGCGACCCCGAAGACTACCTGCAGATGCGTCTGATCCTCGCCCGCGGCGAGCACACCGACCAGCGCAAGCTGATTCGTCATCTGACCGAGCTGCAATACACGCGTGGCGACATGGAACTGCGTCGCGGCAGCTATCGTGTGCGCGGCGAGACGATCGACGTGTTCCCGGCCGAGTCCGAGACCGAGGCGCTGCGCATCGAGTTGTTCGATGGCGACATCGAGAATCTGGCCATCTTCGATCCGTTGACCGGCGAGGTGCTGCGCAAGGTGCCGCGCTATACGGTGTATCCGAAGACCCACTATGCGACCACGCGCGAGGCCACGCTCAACGCGATCGAGACGATCAAGCTCGAACTGAAGGAGCGCCTGGAACAGCTGTATGCGGCGAACAAGCTGGTCGAGGCGCAGCGCCTGCAGCAGCGCACCCAGTTCGACCTCGAGATGATGGCCGAGATCGGCTACTGCCAGGGCATCGAGAACTATTCGCGCCACCTTACCGGCAGCGCCCCCGGCGAGCCGCCGCCGACGTTGTTCGACTACCTGCCGCCGGATGCCCTGCTGGTGGTCGACGAATCGCATGTGACGATTCCTCAGCTCGGTGGCATGTACAAGGGCGACCGCTCGCGCAAGGAGACCCTGGTCGAGTTCGGCTTCCGCCTGCCCTCGGCGCTCGACAACCGGCCGCTGCGTTTCGCCGAGTGGGAGCAGCGTGCGCCGCGCTCGATCTTCGTGTCGGCTACACCCGGCGCCTACGAGCTCGAGAAATCGGCCGGCAACATCGTCGAACTGGTGGTGCGTCCCACTGGCCTGGTCGATCCCGAGGTCGAGGTGCGGCCGGTGCGCACCCAGGTTGACGACCTCCTGTCGGAGGCCAATGCGCGCATCGCGCTCGGCGACCGCGTGCTGGTGACGACGTTGACCAAACGCATGGCCGAGAACCTCACCGAATACCTCGAGGAACACGGCGTGCGCGTGCGCTACCTGCACTCGGACATCGAGACGGTCGAGCGCGTCGAGATCATCCGCGACCTGCGCCTCGGCAGGTTCGACGTGCTGGTCGGCATCAACCTGCTGCGCGAGGGCCTGGATATGCCCGAAGTGTCGCTGGTGGCGATCCTCGATGCCGACAAGGAAGGTTTCCTGCGTTCGTCCGGCTCGCTGATCCAGACCATCGGCCGCGCCGCACGCAACCTGCGTGGCAAGGCGATCCTCTATGCCGACTCGATCACGCGTTCGATGCAGGTCGCCATGGACGAGACCAATCGGCGCCGGGCGAAGCAGGTCGAGTACAACCTCGTCCATGGCATCGAGCCACGAGGGGTCAGCAAGCGCATCACCGACATCATGGAGGGGGCTCGCCATGAGGCGCCTGGATCCGGTCGCCGCGACCGCCGTGGGCGCAATGCGGCCGATCGCCGCGTCGCCGAGGAGGTCGCCGCCTATGCCGTCCTGACCCCGGAACAGGCTGGCATGCGCATCCGCAAGCTCGAGGCGCAGATGTACAAGCACGCCCAGGACCTCGAGTTCGAGGATGCCGCTCGCGTGCGCGACGAGATCCGCAAGCTCCGCGAGCGCACCTTCGTCGGATGA
- the ppnN gene encoding nucleotide 5'-monophosphate nucleosidase PpnN, producing the protein MNAPLHPLPRPSTVSARIAPAAGLDVLSRHEVARLRDASSGGLHQLLRRCALAVLTQGHVSDDPRTVVELYADFEINVLQQDRGVRLELINAPAHAFVDGRIIRGINELLFAVVRDIVFVATQLETAAFDLDESSGITHAVFDILRNARVLRANVDPNLVVCWGGHSISRDEYEYTKQVGYQLGLRGHDICTGCGPGAMKGPMKGATIAHAKQRRRTNRYIGITEPGIIAAESPNPIVNNLVIMPDIEKRLEAFVRTAHAIIVFPGGVGTAEEILYMLGILLHPDNAGIPFPLIFSGPRGSAAYFEQIDQFLRLALGDDVARHYQIIIDDPTEVARQVGKGIERVRQHRLDNKDAFFFNWALNIDEVLQRPFRPTHEGMAGLNLHRDQPQHLFAADLRRAFSGIVAGNVKIEGMRAIEQHGPFTIRGDGEVMRALDALLKSFVEQQRMKLPGGSAYVPCYRVLVD; encoded by the coding sequence ATGAATGCACCGCTTCACCCATTGCCGCGTCCCAGTACGGTCAGCGCGCGAATCGCGCCGGCGGCCGGTCTCGATGTCCTCTCGCGCCACGAAGTCGCGCGCTTGCGCGACGCCAGTTCCGGTGGTCTGCACCAGCTGTTGCGTCGCTGCGCGCTCGCCGTGCTGACCCAGGGCCATGTCAGCGATGATCCGCGCACCGTTGTCGAGCTGTATGCCGATTTCGAGATCAACGTCCTGCAGCAGGACCGCGGCGTGCGCCTCGAATTGATCAATGCACCGGCCCATGCCTTCGTCGATGGTCGCATCATCCGCGGCATCAACGAACTGCTGTTCGCCGTCGTGCGCGACATCGTGTTCGTCGCCACCCAGCTCGAAACGGCGGCCTTCGACCTCGACGAATCGAGTGGCATCACCCATGCGGTGTTCGACATCCTGCGCAACGCGCGCGTGCTGCGCGCCAACGTCGATCCGAACCTCGTCGTCTGCTGGGGTGGTCACTCGATCTCGCGCGACGAGTACGAGTACACCAAGCAGGTCGGCTACCAGCTCGGCCTGCGTGGCCACGACATCTGCACCGGCTGCGGTCCGGGTGCGATGAAGGGACCGATGAAGGGCGCGACGATCGCACATGCCAAGCAGCGCCGGCGCACGAACCGCTACATCGGCATCACCGAGCCCGGCATCATCGCTGCGGAATCGCCGAATCCGATCGTCAACAACCTCGTCATCATGCCGGACATCGAGAAGCGCCTCGAAGCCTTCGTGCGCACCGCCCACGCGATCATCGTGTTCCCGGGCGGCGTCGGCACGGCCGAGGAAATCCTCTACATGCTCGGCATCCTGCTGCATCCGGACAACGCCGGTATTCCGTTTCCGCTGATCTTCAGCGGCCCGCGAGGCTCAGCCGCGTATTTCGAGCAGATCGATCAGTTCCTGCGCCTCGCTCTCGGCGACGATGTGGCCAGGCACTACCAGATCATCATCGACGATCCGACCGAGGTCGCCCGTCAGGTCGGCAAGGGCATCGAGCGCGTGCGCCAGCATCGCCTCGACAACAAGGACGCATTCTTCTTCAACTGGGCACTCAACATCGACGAGGTGCTGCAGCGTCCGTTCCGCCCGACCCACGAGGGCATGGCCGGTCTCAACCTGCACCGCGACCAGCCGCAGCACCTGTTCGCCGCCGACCTGCGCCGTGCGTTTTCGGGCATCGTCGCCGGCAACGTCAAGATCGAAGGCATGCGCGCGATCGAGCAGCATGGTCCATTCACGATCCGCGGCGATGGCGAGGTCATGCGCGCCCTCGATGCCCTGCTCAAGAGCTTCGTCGAGCAGCAGCGCATGAAACTGCCGGGCGGATCCGCCTACGTGCCGTGCTACCGCGTGCTGGTCGACTGA
- a CDS encoding SDR family NAD(P)-dependent oxidoreductase — protein sequence MLLPLERIDHPVAAPGSLQGRVVLVTGASGGLGRATALACARVGATVVLAGRKVRALEAVYDEIEALGGPQAAIYPVDLEGAGPGDHDDIVDAVRLQCGRLDGLVHAAAHFDGLRTIDQTKPLDWLRAQQVGLNAPVLLTRACLPLLREAADAAVVFVFDDPARVGKAYWGSYGVSKFGLAGFASVLHDEQANGPLRVHGLLPAPMRTTLRRMAYFGEDATTRPTPDRTGAAVAFLLGAQAHSLRGKTLDLRTAQAS from the coding sequence ATGTTGCTGCCGCTCGAGCGGATCGACCATCCTGTTGCGGCTCCCGGCTCGCTGCAGGGGCGCGTGGTTCTCGTCACTGGCGCCAGCGGTGGACTCGGCCGCGCCACGGCGCTGGCCTGTGCGCGCGTCGGGGCGACTGTCGTCCTGGCGGGGCGCAAGGTTCGCGCACTCGAAGCGGTCTACGACGAGATCGAGGCGCTTGGCGGGCCACAGGCGGCGATCTATCCGGTCGATCTGGAAGGGGCAGGCCCTGGCGATCATGACGATATCGTCGACGCGGTGCGACTGCAGTGTGGTCGCCTCGATGGGCTTGTCCATGCTGCGGCTCATTTCGATGGCCTGCGGACCATCGATCAGACCAAGCCGCTCGACTGGCTGCGCGCACAGCAGGTGGGACTGAACGCACCGGTGTTGCTGACCCGCGCCTGCCTGCCGCTCCTGCGTGAAGCGGCCGACGCCGCCGTGGTCTTCGTGTTCGACGACCCGGCTCGCGTCGGCAAGGCCTACTGGGGCAGTTATGGCGTCAGCAAATTCGGCCTGGCTGGCTTCGCTTCGGTCCTGCACGACGAGCAGGCCAACGGCCCGTTGCGCGTGCACGGCCTGCTGCCGGCGCCTATGCGCACGACCCTGCGCCGCATGGCGTATTTCGGTGAAGATGCGACGACGCGTCCGACACCGGACCGGACTGGTGCGGCGGTGGCCTTCCTGCTCGGCGCGCAAGCCCACAGCCTGCGTGGCAAGACCCTCGACCTGCGCACGGCGCAGGCATCCTGA
- a CDS encoding carboxypeptidase regulatory-like domain-containing protein: MNKRLTMRLLPLVLSSLFAVSGAYAQSTSAGLNGVITDSSGRPAASAEVVITHDLSGTVSRVVTDQSGRYTVRGLRVGGPYTVVITKDGVTETRENVYLKLGEANTVSAALVDAAQLDTIVVTGSAGGVFASENMGTGTSISNAQIQALPSIGRNIQDYMRLDPRIAQVSKADGAISAGGQNTRFNAIRIDGVSTNDPFGLESNNLPTERQPVSMDAIEEINIGLANYDVTTSGGSGAVVNAVTKSGTNEFHGSVYGVYRNDDMVGEDRNGKDFTGFRDEKTYGLTLGGPIIKDTLFFFLNYEKFERKAPGPDILNSPYGRGDITDADIATVQQIARDVWGFDAGSLDGVDSLGTDIEEYAAKIDWNINEDHRLSFRYSKMAQDVAKLPPSSWNTSISLNTHWYNQNKTFESYVGELFSDWNENFSTEIKLSYRDYAAIAEPTANLPQIRIDFGNNAILLGTEQNRHVNIVETKEKSAFFAGNYFAGDHTVKFGFDWSNNEIFNYYGRNQNGTYRFGSVDLFAQGIPRQYDYRAPVPGGSYADIPARFEIENAALFLQDSWAATYNLNLTYGVRVDRPDFKNKPIYNARIEQLYGYDNTNLPSGTIIQPRFGFNYNIEAERPTQVRGGFGLFMGSPPNVWISGAYQNTGRNYVEYSASGSNIGPIFNPDPNNQPVSGSVGARQNVDIIEPGFKMPSVWKANLAFDHELPWWGMVASVEFLTFWNKDGIYMGRLDVGAPNYTGPDGRAIFWNANGIDPSRWLTSLTTPTGGVARANRPSDIGDVMIVRNTDKGNGNQITLSLAKPMTDAGWSWLAAYTHTQAKEVSPMTSSQNTSNWNNQLAFNANENVAYDSRYAFKHRLTAQLTKEWKFFGDNKTTASIVYEGRTGRPYSAVFYNDVNGDSRSFNDLFYVPTGPGDVIFTNLTTGGRTYTAAEQEAAFFAWLAAHPSIGKYRGKVVPANALRAGWLNMFDVRLTQELPGFMANDKLELTLDIMNIGNLFNKKWGQIEDAGFNSNLGIANFAGIDPATGKYVYHFTGAQSFAIQENNGDGVNTGVSRWSVQATLRYRF; this comes from the coding sequence ATGAACAAGCGACTGACGATGCGGCTGCTGCCGCTGGTTCTTTCCTCGCTTTTCGCCGTGTCCGGCGCCTATGCGCAGAGCACGTCGGCAGGCCTCAATGGCGTGATCACCGACAGCAGCGGGCGCCCCGCCGCGTCGGCCGAGGTGGTCATCACCCATGACCTGTCCGGAACCGTCAGCCGTGTCGTCACGGACCAGTCGGGTCGCTACACGGTGCGCGGCCTGCGTGTCGGTGGCCCATACACGGTCGTCATCACCAAGGATGGCGTGACCGAGACTCGCGAGAACGTCTACCTCAAGCTCGGCGAGGCCAATACCGTCAGCGCGGCACTTGTCGACGCCGCGCAGCTCGACACGATCGTCGTGACCGGCAGTGCCGGCGGCGTCTTCGCGTCCGAGAACATGGGTACCGGCACGAGCATCTCCAACGCGCAGATCCAGGCTTTGCCCTCGATTGGCCGCAACATCCAGGACTACATGCGCCTCGATCCGCGCATCGCCCAGGTCAGCAAGGCCGACGGCGCGATCTCGGCGGGTGGCCAGAACACGCGCTTCAACGCGATCCGCATCGACGGCGTGTCGACCAACGACCCGTTCGGTCTCGAGAGCAACAACCTGCCGACCGAGCGCCAGCCGGTCTCGATGGATGCGATCGAGGAAATCAACATCGGCCTCGCCAACTACGACGTGACCACATCGGGTGGCAGCGGTGCCGTCGTCAACGCCGTCACCAAGTCGGGCACCAACGAGTTCCACGGCAGTGTCTACGGCGTGTATCGCAACGACGACATGGTCGGCGAAGACCGCAACGGCAAGGACTTCACGGGCTTCCGGGACGAAAAGACCTACGGCCTGACCCTGGGCGGCCCGATCATCAAGGACACCCTGTTCTTCTTCCTGAACTACGAAAAGTTCGAGCGCAAGGCGCCGGGCCCCGACATCCTCAATTCGCCGTACGGGCGCGGCGACATCACCGATGCCGACATTGCCACCGTGCAGCAGATCGCGCGTGACGTCTGGGGTTTCGACGCCGGCTCGCTCGACGGCGTGGACTCGCTCGGCACCGACATCGAGGAATACGCGGCCAAGATCGACTGGAACATCAACGAAGACCATCGCTTGAGCTTCCGCTACAGCAAGATGGCCCAGGACGTCGCCAAGCTGCCGCCGTCGAGCTGGAACACCTCCATTTCGCTGAATACCCACTGGTACAACCAGAACAAGACCTTCGAGAGCTATGTCGGCGAGCTCTTCAGCGACTGGAACGAGAACTTCTCGACCGAGATCAAGCTTTCCTATCGCGACTATGCGGCGATCGCCGAGCCGACCGCGAACCTCCCGCAGATCCGCATCGACTTCGGCAACAACGCCATCCTGCTCGGTACCGAGCAGAACCGCCACGTGAACATCGTCGAGACGAAGGAAAAGAGCGCCTTCTTCGCTGGTAACTATTTCGCTGGCGACCATACGGTCAAGTTTGGCTTCGACTGGTCGAACAACGAAATCTTCAACTACTACGGGCGCAACCAGAACGGCACATACCGTTTCGGCAGCGTCGATCTGTTCGCGCAGGGTATTCCGAGGCAGTACGACTATCGCGCGCCAGTGCCCGGCGGCAGCTACGCCGACATTCCGGCGCGGTTCGAGATCGAGAACGCCGCGCTGTTCCTGCAGGACAGCTGGGCGGCGACGTACAACCTGAATCTGACCTATGGCGTGCGCGTCGACCGGCCGGACTTCAAGAACAAGCCGATCTACAACGCGCGCATCGAGCAGCTCTACGGCTACGACAACACGAACCTGCCCAGCGGCACGATCATCCAGCCACGTTTCGGCTTCAACTACAACATCGAGGCCGAGCGTCCGACGCAGGTTCGCGGTGGCTTCGGCCTGTTCATGGGCTCGCCGCCCAACGTATGGATCTCCGGCGCCTACCAGAACACCGGTCGCAACTACGTCGAGTACAGCGCCAGCGGTTCGAACATCGGACCGATCTTCAATCCTGATCCGAACAACCAGCCGGTTTCGGGTTCGGTCGGTGCGCGTCAGAACGTCGACATCATCGAGCCTGGCTTCAAGATGCCGTCGGTGTGGAAGGCGAACCTCGCGTTCGACCATGAGCTGCCGTGGTGGGGCATGGTCGCGTCGGTCGAGTTCCTGACCTTCTGGAACAAGGACGGCATCTACATGGGCCGCCTGGACGTCGGTGCGCCGAACTACACCGGTCCGGATGGCCGCGCGATCTTCTGGAACGCCAACGGCATCGATCCGAGCCGCTGGCTGACGTCGCTGACCACGCCGACCGGTGGTGTCGCGCGCGCCAACCGCCCGTCGGACATTGGTGACGTCATGATCGTGCGCAACACCGACAAGGGTAACGGCAACCAGATCACCCTGAGCCTCGCCAAGCCGATGACGGATGCCGGCTGGTCCTGGTTGGCGGCCTACACGCACACGCAGGCCAAGGAAGTGAGCCCGATGACCAGTTCGCAGAACACCTCGAACTGGAACAACCAGCTTGCCTTCAACGCCAACGAGAACGTTGCCTACGACTCGCGCTATGCATTCAAGCATCGTTTGACCGCGCAACTGACGAAGGAATGGAAGTTCTTCGGTGACAACAAGACGACCGCGTCGATCGTCTACGAAGGGCGCACGGGTCGTCCGTACAGCGCGGTCTTCTACAACGACGTCAATGGCGACAGCCGTTCGTTCAACGACCTGTTCTACGTGCCTACGGGTCCGGGCGACGTGATCTTCACCAACCTGACGACCGGTGGCCGCACCTATACGGCAGCCGAACAGGAAGCGGCGTTCTTTGCCTGGCTTGCCGCCCATCCGAGCATCGGCAAGTACCGCGGCAAGGTTGTTCCGGCCAATGCGCTCCGCGCCGGCTGGCTGAACATGTTCGATGTCCGCCTGACCCAGGAACTCCCCGGTTTCATGGCGAACGACAAGCTCGAACTGACGCTCGACATCATGAACATCGGCAACCTCTTCAACAAGAAGTGGGGTCAGATCGAGGATGCGGGCTTCAACTCGAACCTCGGCATCGCCAACTTCGCTGGCATCGACCCGGCCACCGGCAAGTACGTGTACCACTTCACCGGCGCGCAGTCGTTCGCCATCCAGGAGAACAATGGCGACGGCGTGAACACGGGCGTGTCACGCTGGTCGGTCCAGGCGACGCTGCGTTATCGCTTCTGA
- the grxD gene encoding Grx4 family monothiol glutaredoxin has product MDIIDRIKTTVESSPIVLFMKGTPQFPMCGFSSRTVKVLKTIGAPFVSVNVLEDPEVRANLPRYSNWPTFPQLFINGELIGGCDITLELYESGELERIIKDIHRA; this is encoded by the coding sequence ATGGACATCATCGACCGCATCAAGACGACAGTCGAGTCGTCGCCGATCGTGCTTTTCATGAAGGGCACGCCACAATTCCCAATGTGCGGTTTCTCCTCGCGCACGGTCAAGGTGCTCAAGACGATCGGTGCGCCGTTCGTCTCGGTGAACGTGCTGGAGGATCCCGAAGTGCGCGCGAACCTGCCGCGCTATTCGAACTGGCCGACCTTCCCGCAACTGTTCATCAACGGTGAGCTGATCGGCGGCTGCGACATCACCCTCGAGTTGTACGAAAGCGGTGAGCTTGAGCGCATCATCAAGGACATCCATCGCGCGTGA
- a CDS encoding Fe-Mn family superoxide dismutase → MAIELPPLPWARDALAPQISAETIDYHYGKHHQAYVTNLNNQIAGTEFENLSLEEIIRKSSGGMFNNAAQIWNHTFYWNCLSPTGGGEPSGRLADAINKAFGDFAKFKDEFSKTSVGTFGSGWGWLVQRPDGSLALASTSNAGTPLTGSDRALLTCDVWEHAYYIDYRNARPKYVEAFWNLVNWDFVDSQLA, encoded by the coding sequence ATGGCTATCGAGCTTCCCCCGCTTCCCTGGGCGCGAGACGCGCTCGCTCCGCAAATCTCGGCCGAGACGATCGACTACCACTACGGCAAGCACCACCAGGCCTACGTCACCAACCTCAACAACCAGATCGCGGGCACCGAGTTCGAGAACCTGTCGCTTGAGGAGATCATCCGCAAGTCCAGTGGCGGCATGTTCAACAACGCCGCGCAGATCTGGAACCACACGTTCTATTGGAACTGCCTGTCCCCGACCGGTGGTGGCGAACCGAGCGGACGCCTGGCTGATGCGATCAACAAGGCTTTCGGTGATTTCGCAAAGTTCAAGGACGAGTTCAGCAAGACCTCGGTCGGCACCTTCGGCTCGGGCTGGGGCTGGCTGGTGCAGCGTCCGGACGGCAGCCTCGCCCTTGCCAGCACTTCGAACGCCGGCACGCCGCTGACCGGCAGCGACCGCGCCCTGCTGACCTGCGACGTCTGGGAACACGCCTACTACATCGACTACCGCAATGCGCGGCCGAAGTACGTCGAGGCGTTCTGGAATCTCGTCAACTGGGATTTCGTCGACAGCCAGCTCGCCTGA
- a CDS encoding GspH/FimT family pseudopilin, with protein MHTPNGITLIELVVVIAIVAILAGIALPAFGDLGQSMATRSARSLLSVDLAQARANAVMRGGDVVACPSHDSVHCTDGVIWHHGWIVFADHNRNRRPDADETVIAVAQAQKSGVAVVSSGGRRSLRFLADGTAEGSNVTLTFCDRRGPAHASTLVLNNGGRLRSGTPSAAQAAAACAAIDT; from the coding sequence ATGCACACACCGAACGGAATCACCCTGATCGAACTCGTCGTCGTCATCGCCATCGTCGCGATCCTCGCCGGCATCGCCCTGCCCGCTTTCGGCGACCTTGGCCAAAGCATGGCCACGCGCTCGGCGCGCAGCCTGCTCTCGGTCGACCTCGCCCAGGCTCGCGCCAACGCGGTCATGCGCGGCGGCGACGTGGTCGCCTGCCCTTCGCACGACAGTGTCCACTGCACCGACGGTGTGATCTGGCACCACGGCTGGATCGTGTTCGCCGACCACAACCGCAACCGCCGCCCCGATGCCGACGAGACCGTCATCGCCGTCGCCCAGGCGCAGAAGTCCGGTGTCGCCGTGGTCAGCTCCGGTGGCCGGCGCAGCCTGCGCTTCCTTGCCGACGGCACCGCCGAAGGCAGCAACGTCACCCTGACCTTCTGCGACCGCCGCGGCCCCGCGCATGCAAGCACCCTCGTGCTGAACAACGGCGGGCGCCTGCGCAGCGGTACACCAAGCGCCGCGCAGGCCGCCGCCGCGTGCGCGGCGATCGATACCTGA
- a CDS encoding YhgN family NAAT transporter — translation MSTVSAGILLFLIMDPLGNIPLFLSLLRNVAPARRRLVLVRELAIALVVLFVFLFAGKYLLELLQLKRESVGIAGGIVLFLIGIRMIFPPKDGIFGDADGEPFIVPMAIPAVAGPSTMAAVMLLANSDPGRTVDWSIALSLAWLATALILVSSTYLYRWLGHSVLVALERLMGMLLVALSVQMFLDGVVAYVAHAPS, via the coding sequence ATGAGCACGGTATCTGCCGGCATCCTGCTGTTCCTCATCATGGATCCGCTCGGCAATATCCCCCTGTTCCTGAGTCTGCTGCGCAACGTCGCGCCGGCGCGACGGCGACTCGTCCTGGTGCGCGAATTGGCGATCGCTCTGGTTGTGCTGTTCGTCTTCCTGTTTGCCGGCAAGTACCTGCTCGAACTGCTTCAGCTCAAGCGTGAGTCTGTCGGCATTGCCGGCGGCATCGTCCTGTTCCTGATCGGCATCCGCATGATTTTTCCGCCCAAGGACGGCATCTTCGGCGACGCGGATGGTGAGCCCTTCATCGTGCCGATGGCGATCCCGGCGGTGGCCGGGCCTTCGACGATGGCGGCGGTCATGCTGCTCGCCAACAGCGATCCGGGGCGCACCGTCGACTGGAGCATCGCGCTGTCGCTGGCCTGGCTGGCGACCGCGCTGATCCTGGTTTCCTCGACCTACCTCTATCGCTGGCTCGGCCACAGCGTGCTGGTCGCGCTCGAGCGTCTGATGGGCATGCTCCTGGTCGCCCTGTCCGTGCAGATGTTCCTCGATGGCGTGGTCGCCTATGTGGCCCACGCTCCTTCTTGA